The Methanosarcina barkeri str. Wiesmoor DNA segment GTACAACTTATAGCGGAACCCCTTGGAATAGGAACTGCATCAATGTTGTACTCTGTGCTATAACACCTTAATTTCGCTTTGGCAGCCGGTTGCATTTCGGCAGTCTGCTGCCCCTTTTCGCTATGTTTCTCTTCCCTTAAGAAGACTGAGCTATGGACAAGAGGAACTGCTTTTAACTTGTTAATTATTTAATCAGAATTCTGAACATTATTAATTAGTTTAAATCATATGTACGGTTGTTTTTAATTCTAAAGGTTTTAGATATTTCTTCAAAAATAAATTTATTTTATCTTTTTTTTAACCAGTACTTACTTATATGTAAGTAAGTATATTCTGTAGTGTGGATAGATCCAGAAATTAGGATAGCGACAATGATTCAATTAACTTATTAACGAGTATAAATGTTTTTTATGAATAGATATGAACGAGACTAATCAGCAAATACTTTATTATGCAAGGAATTTTTTGCAATGTCGGGGTTATAATGGATTTAGTTACAAAGATATTTCTCAGAAATTGGGAATAAAGAATGCAGCAATTCATAATTATTACCCCAAAAAAGAAGATCTAGTTGCAGCTTTGCTCGAAAACAGCAGAAAGAATTTAGCTGCAAATATTACTCAAATAGTGGAATCTGGAGGCTCAGCCCGTGATCAGCTTCAATACTACTTTGATTACGCATTGAAGGAGTTTGATGAAGGTAAAAGTATCTGCCCCCCAGGCTCGGTAATTCTCGATTTTGAAAAACTTCCGGAGAAAGTTAAAAAACAAAACCTTTTGTTGATGGATGATATCCTGGCCTGGATTTCCAGAGTTCTTAAAATAGGTCTGGAACAGGGGGAGTTTAATTTCTCTGGTTCTGTAGAAGCACGTGCAGAATTAGTAGTTGAAGCCTTGATGGGTGCCAGACAATTATCCAGTATAAGAGGAAGAAAAACGCTTGTTAGATCTATTTCTCTAATTAAATCCGACCTTGGGTGGAAGGACTGATGTTTTCTTAATCGCTACTTACTTATATGTAAGTAAGTATATTCTATTATTATAATCGATATATTGCTGAATCAATCTATTGCTAAAAAATTAGGTTTTCTGGCATAACTTCTGTGGAGAGACTTCAATGCCCACTATGAGTATTATTTCGTGCAAGATAATGCAGGACGAAATCATCTGGATTCTTGAAAATGACTCTTCCATTGATGAGATTTTCGTAGTTGATAATGAAAATATCCGGGAATTTGTAGAAAAGCTGGATAAAGTAAACCTTCAGTATAAAGTGCTCTCTCTGGAAGACATTTCCTCACTTCCCGAAATCAAAAGCGAATGCAAGAAATACACGGTTTTGATCCATCTGATGGAACTTGGCCTTCATAGAAGTCCTAAGGAGTTGAAAATTAAGGTATATGAGACTATAAAGACTCTCGCTCCTTTTTCATCGGGGATTTTGCTCTTTTACGGTTTATGTGGAAATGTACTGGGGAACGTTGAAAAAGATTTCCAATGTAGTTCAATCTCATGTCCGGTTCGTATTCTCAAAGATAAAGATCACAGAATTGTAGATGACTGCATAGGGGCTACTGTGGGAGGAGTCAAAAACTATCTAAGGATACTCAAAAGTGTTAGTGATGCTGGAACATATCTTTTTACTCCCATGTACAGCAAGGGCTGGAAGGAACTACTTGACCTGAATAAGCTAAATAAAGACCCTGCTAAAGCATTGAAATTAATGAAAAAGACCCACGAAATGATTGGTTACAAAAGAGTTGCTAAGATTAATACTGGTCTTAAATACACTGAAAATTTCGACGCTTCTATTCAGGAATTTGCAGATTTGTTTGATTTCGAAATTTTGGAATTCGATGATGGTAATCAGGAAATTTTTAAAGATTGCTATAACGAACTCAAAATGGAGATTTAGGAAAAATCAAAACGTTGAAAAAATTTTATATTTATAGATGACTGGTGAGCGGATGCCTGTACTTAGCATAATTGCCTGTGAAATGCTTGAAGACGAACTGGCATATGTCCTCTCAGAAGACCACGACTTAAATCAATTGATTGTAGTTGAAAACAGGCAAAGTTTCAGGTTTGTTCGAAAGCTTAAATCCAGAAATTGCCAGCCAAGACTTTTTCCTTTGGACAAAGTACCTATTTTTTTAAAAGAGGCAAATAACTCTGTATACAACTCTGTATCTGTGAATCTTTTGAAACTTTTATTGAAATTTCCTTTTTTTAAGAAACTAACTCCTAATATCAGAGGAAAGAGTAAAGAAAAGAACAAGGAAAAGCCTATTGTAGTTGTAAATACTCTGAAGCTTGGCCTACATGCAGATTGCCAACTCTTAAGGTCTGAAATCTACCAAAATATTAGTAAAATGGCAGCTTTTTCAGATGGTATTCTTATTTTCTATGGAAACTGTGGTCACTCTTTAAGGAACACAGAAGCTGATTTTAAAGATCTTCCTTGCTCTCTTTATTTTCTTAAAGATGAAAAAGGAGAGATTGTGGATGACTGCATCAGCGTAGCTCTTGGGGGCAACGATACTTATGCCAAAGTTATGCAGAGTGGGAGCGGTACGGGTATGATATACCTGACTCCCATGTGGGCTTCCAGTTGGAAACAAATGAGAATGGAATCTAACGACACTTCTGACTTCAATGATAACTTCTTGAAAAAGCATTACCGAAAGGTTGTCAAAATCAGTAATGAGATTTCTATGGGAAGTGAATTCGATAAAAATGTCTTAAATTATGCCAGGACTTTTAATATGAGCATTGCTGAAATGGAAGAAAGTATGAAGGTAGCAAGTAAGTCCTATCTAAATGCCAAAAACGACGTCTGCAAGAAAGCAGTATCAGATTAAAAACAATTGAAAGGGTATGCTGAAAATAAAAGAAGGAAAAACAAAATCCCGAAGACAAATCCCGAAGATAAATCCCGAAAATAAATCCCCCTATTTTCTCAAATCTTTCTATAAAGCCCCAGGGTACTTAGAGTCAGTGCAGTGGCATTGATATCATCGTTATTATTTCCCCAGGCCCCGTTTTCATGGACATTTTTAAGGAGCCAGTTGACTGAAACTTCGAGTTCTTTTTTGAAGCCTGCAAGAAGCAGGGCCTGAATTGCCAGATTGCTTGTTGAAATATGTTTCCAGCCGCCGTCAGGTCCTCTTTTTGAAAGGACCCATCTGGCTTTTTCCCGGATAAAAGTTTCAAAGGTTCTGGTTTTTGCCAGATTATCTTGTTTTTTGAGAGCTGTAATTATAAGGGATGTAGTGCCGACCTGTTCCCAGGCAGGGCAATAGTTTTCAGATAGCCAGTTGCATCCATCTTTATCCTGAGTTCCCATGTCTGCAAGGGCTGCAAGGGCATAGGTTGTGTCGTAAACGTTCCTGTTCCAGGAACTTTCGTTTTTTCTGGCAAGCAGCCATCTTGCTGAAGCCATGAATACGATTCCTTCTGTAGAAAGGGCTGAGCAGGCCCTAGCAGTATCCCTGATTGAAGAGTTCCAGGAACCGTCGGTATCCTGTTCAAGAATCAGGCAGGTTATGTAAGGGTTTGGGAGTGCCCAGAGGGCGTGTGCTGATAAGGTACTTGAAAGTTCCTTTACGGACTGAATTCGCTGGGCAGAGAGCCATTCAAAACTGTTTTTCACAATATCAAATTCCAGGTTGCTTGACATTTGATTGTGCTTTTCGGGCTCCACCTATTAAAACTTGACTAACACCTCACTTTTCTTTTACTCTGATGGCCATTTTAGAGTCAGAGCCTGAATGGATGCAAAACTATATATGTTTTGCATTATTATGCATAACTATGCGCCCTAGAAAACGAAGGATGGTGGATTTCGAACATTCGGCAAGGCAGTTTAGGCCTTTATGTCCAGAAAACGAAATTCCCGAAGAGATCTTGCTGACAATAGACGAACTCGAGGCCATGAGACTCAGCTTTCTAGAAAAGCTTTCCCAGAGTGAAGCTGCAGTCCATATGGAGGTTCATCAGTCCACTTTTCAGAGGGCGCTGAAAAAAGCACTTGAAAAAGTAACTGAAGCGCTTGTCTATGGGAAAGCGATAAGAATTGAAGGAGGAGATTACAGGATGCCAAGAGGAGACGGTACAGGTCCTGCAGGTCAGGGCCAGGTTGGCGGTGGAAGACGCCGCGGACAGGGCAGAGGCCAGGGAGGACGGTTCGGCGGAAGTGAAGGAACCTGCGTATGTCCTGCCTGTGGGTATGAGACTCCCCATATTCCGGGGGTTGCCTGCAACCAGGTGAAGTGCGAGAAATGCGGAAGTCCTATGGTCAGAAAGTGAGTTACAAAAGTGGTTCGAAAAAAGAATGGGAGAAAAAGGTCAGCCAGTGTTTTTTGCCACTTAAGTTCAGTTTGTCTTATCAGGGTTGTTTTAAGATTTTACCTGATAATATTATGACTTCACAAAATTAATGATAAATTAAAGATGCAATGAAAGGAGTTGGAAACAATGCCACATGGAGACAGAAAAGGTCCGATGGGTGATGGACCAAAGACAGGAAGATCTATGGGTTACTGCTCAGGTAGTGACAGTCCGGGTTATATGACCAGAGTTCATGCAGATGAAAACCGGAACATTGGCCGTGGAGCTAACCGTGGTGTAGGTCGAGGTATAGGTCGAGGTGTAGGTCGAGGTGTAGGTCGAGGTGTAGGTCGAGATGCAGGTCGAGATGCAGGTCGAGGTATAGGTCGAGATGCAGGTCGTAGAGCAGGTGCAGGTTTCTACTGCGGGAAAACACCAGGTTTTGGAAGAGTTAGAGGGTTTGCTTCCCGAGATAGGTATCCTGGATATTCCTATCCTGAACCTGCCCAGAAAAAGGAAGAGTCAAATATCGATTTCCTTGAGAACCGGATAGAGTCCCTGAAACAGGAACTTGGAACTCTTATGGAAAGTTTAAAGAGACTGCAGTCCCAGAAAAGCGATGAAAATAAACAAATTGACAAATAAGTTCAGAAATGAGTTCGTTAACAAGACAATTCATTGGTGAATTTTGATACTCATTAATGAGTTTTAAAAATAAGTTTCTGGTGGAACATAGAGGGATTTCCATCTATATACTTGGAAATCCTTGATAAATTTTCTGTTTTTTAG contains these protein-coding regions:
- a CDS encoding DUF1638 domain-containing protein, with the protein product MPTMSIISCKIMQDEIIWILENDSSIDEIFVVDNENIREFVEKLDKVNLQYKVLSLEDISSLPEIKSECKKYTVLIHLMELGLHRSPKELKIKVYETIKTLAPFSSGILLFYGLCGNVLGNVEKDFQCSSISCPVRILKDKDHRIVDDCIGATVGGVKNYLRILKSVSDAGTYLFTPMYSKGWKELLDLNKLNKDPAKALKLMKKTHEMIGYKRVAKINTGLKYTENFDASIQEFADLFDFEILEFDDGNQEIFKDCYNELKMEI
- a CDS encoding DUF5320 domain-containing protein, producing MPHGDRKGPMGDGPKTGRSMGYCSGSDSPGYMTRVHADENRNIGRGANRGVGRGIGRGVGRGVGRGVGRDAGRDAGRGIGRDAGRRAGAGFYCGKTPGFGRVRGFASRDRYPGYSYPEPAQKKEESNIDFLENRIESLKQELGTLMESLKRLQSQKSDENKQIDK
- a CDS encoding DUF134 domain-containing protein translates to MVDFEHSARQFRPLCPENEIPEEILLTIDELEAMRLSFLEKLSQSEAAVHMEVHQSTFQRALKKALEKVTEALVYGKAIRIEGGDYRMPRGDGTGPAGQGQVGGGRRRGQGRGQGGRFGGSEGTCVCPACGYETPHIPGVACNQVKCEKCGSPMVRK
- a CDS encoding DUF1638 domain-containing protein, whose amino-acid sequence is MPVLSIIACEMLEDELAYVLSEDHDLNQLIVVENRQSFRFVRKLKSRNCQPRLFPLDKVPIFLKEANNSVYNSVSVNLLKLLLKFPFFKKLTPNIRGKSKEKNKEKPIVVVNTLKLGLHADCQLLRSEIYQNISKMAAFSDGILIFYGNCGHSLRNTEADFKDLPCSLYFLKDEKGEIVDDCISVALGGNDTYAKVMQSGSGTGMIYLTPMWASSWKQMRMESNDTSDFNDNFLKKHYRKVVKISNEISMGSEFDKNVLNYARTFNMSIAEMEESMKVASKSYLNAKNDVCKKAVSD
- a CDS encoding TetR/AcrR family transcriptional regulator, coding for MNETNQQILYYARNFLQCRGYNGFSYKDISQKLGIKNAAIHNYYPKKEDLVAALLENSRKNLAANITQIVESGGSARDQLQYYFDYALKEFDEGKSICPPGSVILDFEKLPEKVKKQNLLLMDDILAWISRVLKIGLEQGEFNFSGSVEARAELVVEALMGARQLSSIRGRKTLVRSISLIKSDLGWKD